The genomic window GGGACTTGACGCTAAGCGGAGGACCTGTCGGAGCTTATGTGGGACAACAATTGATAGAGAATCTTACGAAAGGATTAGCGGGAAATTCGGTAGCTACCGGATTGTTTATCGGGGCGGGATATAATTTCGATCTAAAACGGCCGAGTTCCTCTCAGTGAGTTGAGACCGTTCCGGATCTTAGGATAGGAATGCGGGGAATTTTGACCCCCGCATTGAATGGAAAATTAACCTTTCAGTTTCTTGTTCAGAACATTCAGGAAGTCGGCTACGAACTCGTCGGATCTACGGTTCTTATCCGCAAACTCAACGGCCTCTCTAGTAGCATCTTCGACACTTTCGCTTTTGATCACGATATTCAGAAGAGCGGCTAACGCGGTATATACGATATCGCCGTTATCGGAGCTGATGATCTTATTTTTAAGAGCGATTGTGGAATCTCCAGGCTCTGCGATCAAACCTAAGGCGATCTCCGCAGGGACCGCAACTTTCGGGTCATTGGAACGGTTCAGTAAATTGATGAGTTCCGGGATAGCGGACTTTTCTTTTTTAGATCCAAGATAATTGGCAGCCTCGATCTTGTCCTGGTCGGATCCGCTGGACAGGGACTTGATATAGTCCTCTGTACTTTTTTCAGCTGCAACCGAAGATGCGAGAATAAAGGTAGTGAAGATAACGAGCGAAAGAATGCTTTTTTTCATGGTCTCCTCCTGTAACCGAGGAATCTTCTCGCCTCGGTTCTTGCAGTCAACCGAAATAAACAGGCTCTTCTTTCTATTTCCGGAAAGGGACGTAAACCCGATCCCCTAAAATAGATCGAAGGAATCCGAACCGCTCCTAAAATTGGACAAAGGGATTATGCAATTCAAGCTGGAGCAAATTCGCCCCAAAGAACTCCTGCAAAGGATCAAAGAGGAATTCTTTCCGCCTCGGATCTTGGACAGATACCTATTTTCTGAATTCGTAAAGACCTTTATCGGGACCTTTATCGCCATCACCTTTTTGGCCCTGATGATGAAGTTCAACGATATCAGCAACGATCTCAAGGCCACCAAGGCGCCAAAATTCCATGCCTGGCTCTACATCCTCTACTCCATCCCGGACATAGCGGTAAATTACTCCGTCAACCTTTCCACCTTATTTGCTGTTTCTTTCACTCTGGGACAATTCTCCGCGAACAAAGAGATCGTGGCCATGATGTCCGCGGGAGTTTCTTTTCGGAGAATAGTGGCTCCTATCATCGCATTCAGTTGCATGCTCTGGGTCGGAGTCTTCTTCTTTACCCAAATAGCTGTCGCGCCTATGAACGCAATGGCAAACGAAGAACATAAGCTTTTGAAAGAAGGTAGCGGAGTGAATCTCTCCGGAGTCGTTTACCAATTCCACTTCAAGGGAAAAGAAGGTTTTTATTATATATATTATTATGATCCCAAGGACGAGGAGATCAAGGGAGGATTCAATTATATCAAATTGAATCCGGACCAAACTCCCGATTTTCTCTTAGTTTCCCAAAAGGCAAAGTACGATCCTGCCAGGGACATATGGATCCTGAAGAACGTAGAAGAAACAAAGATAGACGATCTGAATCTAACCTACGTAAAGAAGTATGCGGAGAAGGAATACTATCTTCCCGAAAAGCCGGAGTATTTCAAAAAGCCAAAGGGTTCCGTAGAGGAAATGAATCTATTCGAACTTATGGAAGAAAAGGAGAGCAGGCTTAAAAAAGGCCTTTCGTTCGGAGACGTAGATATTGCGAAACATTCCCTCTTTGCGAATCCTTTCTTTATTGTCGTAGTGACCCTGGTGGGTTGCGTGAGCGGTTATTTTACTAAGAGAATGGCGGTCGTCGCCTCCTTGGGTGTGAGTATTCTAGTGGCCCTGGTCTATCTGATCATGAACCCTTCTTTCAAATCCATAGGAGAAAACGGCTTGATCCCGGCCTGGCTT from Leptospira langatensis includes these protein-coding regions:
- a CDS encoding HEAT repeat domain-containing protein, giving the protein MKKSILSLVIFTTFILASSVAAEKSTEDYIKSLSSGSDQDKIEAANYLGSKKEKSAIPELINLLNRSNDPKVAVPAEIALGLIAEPGDSTIALKNKIISSDNGDIVYTALAALLNIVIKSESVEDATREAVEFADKNRRSDEFVADFLNVLNKKLKG
- a CDS encoding LptF/LptG family permease — encoded protein: MQFKLEQIRPKELLQRIKEEFFPPRILDRYLFSEFVKTFIGTFIAITFLALMMKFNDISNDLKATKAPKFHAWLYILYSIPDIAVNYSVNLSTLFAVSFTLGQFSANKEIVAMMSAGVSFRRIVAPIIAFSCMLWVGVFFFTQIAVAPMNAMANEEHKLLKEGSGVNLSGVVYQFHFKGKEGFYYIYYYDPKDEEIKGGFNYIKLNPDQTPDFLLVSQKAKYDPARDIWILKNVEETKIDDLNLTYVKKYAEKEYYLPEKPEYFKKPKGSVEEMNLFELMEEKESRLKKGLSFGDVDIAKHSLFANPFFIVVVTLVGCVSGYFTKRMAVVASLGVSILVALVYLIMNPSFKSIGENGLIPAWLATWITPAIFLSVLYIVYKRMKL